From the Patescibacteria group bacterium genome, the window CGACGCTTGAAGCGTATCTTTCCATAGCTAGAACCAATAGCTCTTGACTTTTTTTCTCAATTTCTTTGGCCCCCTCTTTTTCCATTTTTCGGATTCGATTTAAAATTTCTTCCTGGAATTCTTTTTCTATCTGTGCAAAAAGCATTTCTTTCGCTTCTTTTTTCGAAAGCCCAGAAATTTTTTCTAGACGAAGATTTGCCTCATCGTTTAAAGCCTGAACACGCTCCTTAATTTCTTCCACTTTTTTTACCTTTTCCGCTAATTTTATTTTCTCTTCCTCAAATTCAAGAAGCTTTTGATCAAATAGGGCCCTTCTTTTTTCTAGTTTTTCTTCAAGAATTTTAAGATCTTTTTTTCTTAATTGTTCTTCTTTTTTTACCCTTTCAATCATCGCTAGTTGCTCCTCTTTCGCCTCAAGAATAATTTCTTGGGCCCTTCTTCTGGCTTTCTCCTCAATCTCTCTGGCTTTTGTTTCTAGACTATCAAAAAGTCGACTAACAACTGATTTCCTAAAATAGTAACCAATAACAGCTCCGATCAAAATGCTTGCCAAAACAATGATTGATGTAAAATTTTGACTCATCATATTGATTGAGAATGATTAAAATTAAAAACCGAGATCTTTCTCGGCTTTTGAAAGAAAAAATATAAAATAAAGATGAATTTTCTTTATTTAATTATCTGGTCAATTAAACCATATTTTTTTGCTTCCTCTGCATCCATAAAAAATTCTCGATCGGTGTCTTTCTCTATCTTCTCTAGGGGTTGACCGGTGTGAAAGGAGAGAATTTTATTAATTCTTTCCCTAATCTTTAAAATATGTTCAGCTCTTATTTTTATATCAAGAGCCGGCCCCTCAGCTCCACCCATCACCTGGTGAAGCATCACTTCTGAGTTTGGTAAAGCAAACCTTTTTCCTTTAGCGCCAGCTGCTAGCAAGACAGCAGCCATACTCCCAGCTAAACCAACACAAATAGTTGCCACGTCTGGTTTAACATAGCGCATCGTATCATAAATAGCCATTCCGGCTGTAACACTGCCACCCGGACTGTTAATATAAAGTTTAATTTCTTTGTTTTTGTCTTCGCTTTCTAAAAATAAGAGTTGGGCAATAATAGTATTAGCCACATTATCGTCGATTACGTCGCCAAGAAAAATAATTCTTTCTTTTAAAAGCCGAGAATAAATATCATAGGCCCTTTCCCCGAATTGAGATTTCTCGATGACTGTTGGGACGAGGTACATATGATAATAAGTTAAAAGTTAAAAATGAAAAACGAAAAATTTATTTAATAATGATGACGATTATCCGGTTATATTATTTCTAATTATATCATCAAAGATTAAATTATTCAACCCTCTTCAACTAAGGAGGAGTTTTATTTTTGGTAAAGAATGAAAGGAAAGTCTTTGAGCCAATTCTTTTTGAAAAAGACCGGTTTTCAATTGAAGTAGTTCAAAAATTTTTCTTTCTTTTTCAGTTGGGAAAATTTTCAAATAAATTTTTGTTTCCTGAAGATTTTTCAATGTCTCAACTTTATCAACTGTTACTAGACAGCCATTTGGAGTTTCAAAATTTTCTAAAATAATCTGGCCAAAAATTCTTTTGATCAATTCGTCAACACTTTCCATTTTTCTGGTCATATATAGAGATATAGAGAAGGGTTTAAGTGATCCCTAAGCTTTAATCGGCATAATCAGATAAAGAAAGTTTTCTTCAGGAAATGGTTTAATGACACTTGGTGAACTGTCGTCAATTATTTCAAAAGAAAATTCTGGCGTTGTGAAACTGGTTAGACCGTCTAAAAGATAGTGATAGTTAAAGGCCAAACTGTTTTTTTCACCAGAAACTTCACCTTTGACCTCAACCCTACTTTCTCCAACTTGATTGTTTAAAGAAGAGAGGATAATTGCTGATTTATTAGGAAGAAATTCAAAAGAAATATCATTGATACCGGTTTTGGAAAAGGGAGCAATCCCTTTGATAGTTTTAATTAATAATTCTCTTTCTAGAATTGCTTTTGTTCTAAAATTTCTAGGAATAATTTCTTGATAGTTAGGAAATTCGGCTTGAATAATTCGAGAAATAAGTTTAGTTTCTTGAAAATAAAACAGAATTTGATTTTCAGAAAGAAAAATTTCTACTTCGTTTTCTTTCTTTTCAGCCGACGAATTAAAAATTCTTAAAAATTCTTGAAGGGTTTTGAGTGGAACAATGATTTTTTTAGACCTTTGGCTGGTTGTTGATTTTCCTAGAGTTATCTTTTTTTCTGCTAATCGATAACTGTCAGTTCCAACAATGGTTAAGGTTTGTGATTCAGGAGAAAAAGAAAATAAGAGGCCACTAATTTCTGGTCTGGTTTCTGACGGATTGCAAGAAGAGATGGTTTGCTGAATTGATTTTTTTAAATCTTGCCCGGAAAGGAGGTATTTTTCTTCTTTTTCTATTTTAGGCAAAATTGGAAAATCTTCACTTGATAGTCCTTTTATTTTTGTTTCACCGTTTTTATATTTTAAAAAAAGTTCATCTTTAGTTACTTCAATTGTTACCGGCTCGTTAGGTAAAAAATTTACATGGGAAAAAAGCAAAGAAGCTGGAACAGTGAAAGAACCTTCTTTTTCTATTTTTCCACCAATAAAAGTTTCAATAGCTATTTCTAAATCTGTTGAAACAAGATAAAGTAACCCTTTTTCTATTTTTAAAAGGACGTTGCCTAAAATTGGTAAAGACGATTTACTTATACTAGCTAGGTGAAAAACCTTTTCTAACCCTTTAATTAAATTTTTTTGTAAGAAAGTTCCTTTCATAATTTATTATTTTATTAGTTATTTATAATAGTATTAAACTTGGGGATTTTGTTGATAAATTGATATCTTCTTATTTATTCTAACATTTTTAAAAGATAAAAGAAAGAAAAAAAAGAGGAAAGAATGTGGATTTCTTATTTTCCTGTTTTCTTGTTTTCTTTGTCAACACTTTCTTCACCTTCCTTACCTCTTTCTAAAAAAAGAAAAACCCAACAACTTGTTTGATAAACATTTAAGAAACCAAGGGTAGTTATTTGGAAAACAAGAATTAAAAAAGCGAAAAAAAACCAACTAAACCAGAATCCCGGCCAGCCCAAAAATTTTATTAAAAAAATACTCCCAAGTTTTAGAGGAAAAAAAAGAGCGCCCGAATCAAAGACTAACCACCAAAGAAGACCGAAGCCGAACATAAACAAAAAGAGAATTATCATCAAAGATAATACTTTCAGCCAACTATTTTTTAGAAATAAAAAGAAAGAATAAAAAGCTTGTCGAAGAGAGTTTCTTTTAACAACAAAATAGAAAATAATATAAAAAATCAAAAGAGCTGAAACAAGACTAATAAGGAAAAAGAAAAAAATAATTAAGAAGAAAACCCACACTTGGACCGACAAAATTAAAAAATGAATACCAAACAAAAACAAAATAAACATCAAAAAACCGACCAAACAAACAATTGAGGTTGGCAAAAAGTTATTTTTTGCTCGTTGCCATGATTTTTTAAAATTAAACTTCTCTCCCTTTCCTATTTTACTAAGAGAAAAGATTAAAAAAATTTCTGAAAAAATACATAAGGCTAAAAGAAAAATAAATATCGCTAATATTAAGATGGTCAGGGGGGTGTTTAAATTAAAAGCGGTGAGTGGTTTCTTAAAGACTACCTGAGGGTTGGTTGAAGAAAGAAAAACATCACCAATTAAAACCTCGGTTAAAAAAAACAAGAGAAAAAGAGGGTTGGTTAAAAAGAAGAAAAGAGAAGTCAGAAACCCTAAAAACCAAAGCCCAAAGTTTTGCCAACTTATAGTTAAAGATTTTTTAAGAATTTCACCAATCATATATTTTATAAACTTCCTGCCGACATAAATTAATAAAAACTGGCGCTTGCTTAATTAAAAATTTTTAAAAACTCTTCTTTCTCTAAAGTTTCCTTTTCTAAAAGTTTTTTAGCAATTTTTTCCAAAAACTCTCTCTTTGTTTTAACCACCTCTTTGGCCTTGGTATAACACTGATTGATAAATCTTGAAACTTCCTCATCAATAATTTGAGCTGATTTTTCCGAATAATCTTTCTGTTCAGCAATCTCGCGACCTAAAAAAATCAACTCATGTCTTTCACCAAAGGTTCGGGGGCCCAAAATTTCGCTCATTCCAAACTCAGTCACTAATTTTTTTGCCAATTCAGTTGCTTGTTTTAAGTCATTAGCTGCTCCGGTTGTTACCTCGCCAAAAATTTCTTCTTCAGCCACATAGCCACCCAAAAGAGCCGAAAGATTATCTAGAAATTCAGACTTAAATTTTAAATATCTTTCTTTTTCTGGCATTTTTAACGTATAACCAGCCGCTTGACCGCGGGCAATAATTGAGACTTTTTGGACTGGATCACAATGAGGCAAGGAATGGGCAACTAAAGCATGACCAGCTTCATGATAAGCGACAACTTTTCTTTCTTTTTCTGAAAGAAGATGAGATTTTCTTTCCGGACCCAAAAGAACTTTTTCGATTGACTCTAAAACCTCTTTCTCATAAATTTTATCTTTTTCTCTTCGGGCAGCTAAAATTGCTGCTTCGTTCATTAAATTAGCTAAATCGGCCCCAGAAAAGCCTGGCGTTCTTTCCGCAATTTTTTTTAGAGAAACGTTTTTCGCCAAAGGTTTCCCTCGGGCATGAATTTTTAGAATTTCTTCCCGATCTTTAACATCTGGCATATCAAGAACAATTCTGCGATCAAAACGGCCTGGTCGAAGTAGGGCTGGATCTAAGACATCAGGACGATTAGTGGCGGAAATAACAATCAGTCCAATATTCGGCTCAAAACCATCCATTTCAACTAAAATTTGATTTAAAGTCTGTTCCCTTTCATCGTGGGATCCCCCTAACCCAGCCCCTCTTTGTCGACCAACAGCATCAAGTTCGTCAATAAAGACAATACAAGGCAAATTCTTTTTTGCCTTTTGAAATAAAGAACGAACACGGGAAGCGCCAACGCCGACAAACATTTCAACGAATTCCGAGCCAGAAATATGAAAAAACGGCACCTGAGCTTCGCCAGCCACTGCTCTTGCCAAAAGAGTTTTTCCACAACCTGGTGGCCCCATTAAAAGCACGCCCTTAGGGATTTTCGCTCCTAAGGCGGTAAATTTTTTTGGTTTTTTTAAAAAATCAACAATCTCTTTTAGTTCTTCTTTTGCTTCTTTGACACCAGCCACATCTTTAAAGGTCACCTTCGTTCTTTCTCCTGGCCTTATTTCTCTGGCTTGACTTTCACCAAAACGAAAAGCTTCTTGTGCCCCACCCCTGATTTGACGAGAGAAAAAATAAAGAATACCAATAAGTAAAATTAGCGGCAGGAGGGAGGGTAAAATACTTTGCAAAAAAACATTTTTTCCAGCCGGTGGTTTAATGGTTTGTGAAACATCTCTTAATATCTCTGGTGAAACCTGATAATAATTCAAAATAGAAGTTAAAGTTTCTTTTTCTTCTTTATAGAAAAACATTTTTTTGTTGTCCTGGCTGATTAAATTAACCTTGTTTTCCTCGACAACAATAGCTTTTATTTTTCCTTCTTTTAATTGTCTAATAAAATTATCGATTGTTATTTCTTCCGTTTTCTCAAAAGGATTAGTTAAAAGACTAAAGAAACCACTAATAATTAAAAAGAAAATTAGAATAATCAGAAAGTTAATAATCAATTTTTTATTCATAAATCTTTATTTTTGAGTAACTTCTTTGAGGCTTAAACCTAAACGATGATCTTCTGACTCTAAAGAAATGATTTTAAAGGAGAAAATCTGGCCAACCTTAATCTTTTCTTTCATTATCTCTTCAGGAATTTCAGAAATATGAGCTAGGCCATAAATATCTTTTTCAACCTCAACCAAAAATCCATAAGGTCTGATTTTAGAAATTTTTCCTTGAACAAGATCACCAACTTTATATTTTTTTTCAATCATTTTCCAAGGATTTTCTTGGGTTCTTTTTAGTGAAAGAGAAATTTTTGAATCATCAACAGAAAGAACTACGGCTTTAACTCGATCACCAACTTTGACTACCTCTTCTATTTTTTCTATTTTTTGCCAAGCAATTTCTGAAATATGGACCAAGCCTTTAATTTGATCATCTAACTCGACAAAAACACCAAAAGGAGAGATACCAACAACCCTTCCTTCAACGATGTCACCAACTTTATATTTTTTAAACAAAGACGATTTTTTTTCTAATTCAACCTCTTTTTCCGAAAAAATAACTTTTTTATTCGTTTCATCACTACTAATTATTTTTACTTCTAAAGACTGACCGACGATTTCTTTTAATTTTTCTAAAATTTTATTTTTATCCCCATCAACGACTTGAGGAAAGTGTTGGCTAGAAAGTTGTGAAGAAGGGATAAAACCAGAGATTTTTTTATATTGAACAATTAATCCACCTCGATTGGCGTCGATTACCTTTACAGAAATAGTCCTTCCTTCTTCTTGGATTTTTTTAATCATTTCAGAAGTTTTTAATTTAGCCCCAGCCCGAAAAGAAAGTTCAACTTCTCCTCTTTCATTTTCTTCGTCAATAACTAAAGCTGTTGCCTCATCACCAACCTTTAAATTTAAATAGTCTCCCAATTCATCTTGAAGTTCAGCCCCTCGGACAACACCAGTAGCCAGACCTCCTAGATCAAGCCAGACCTCATTTTTTCCAATTTTCAAGACACGACCAGTCACCATTTGGCCAACTTCAAATTTTTTTATTTTCTTTAATAAGTTTTTCATAACCTTTAATTTATAAATAATAACATATTTTGACAAATAAGTAAAGAAATGTTAAAATAATTTTTG encodes:
- the clpP gene encoding ATP-dependent Clp endopeptidase proteolytic subunit ClpP encodes the protein MYLVPTVIEKSQFGERAYDIYSRLLKERIIFLGDVIDDNVANTIIAQLLFLESEDKNKEIKLYINSPGGSVTAGMAIYDTMRYVKPDVATICVGLAGSMAAVLLAAGAKGKRFALPNSEVMLHQVMGGAEGPALDIKIRAEHILKIRERINKILSFHTGQPLEKIEKDTDREFFMDAEEAKKYGLIDQIIK
- a CDS encoding ribosome-binding factor A, with product MTRKMESVDELIKRIFGQIILENFETPNGCLVTVDKVETLKNLQETKIYLKIFPTEKERKIFELLQLKTGLFQKELAQRLSFHSLPKIKLLLS
- the dnaN gene encoding DNA polymerase III subunit beta — protein: MKGTFLQKNLIKGLEKVFHLASISKSSLPILGNVLLKIEKGLLYLVSTDLEIAIETFIGGKIEKEGSFTVPASLLFSHVNFLPNEPVTIEVTKDELFLKYKNGETKIKGLSSEDFPILPKIEKEEKYLLSGQDLKKSIQQTISSCNPSETRPEISGLLFSFSPESQTLTIVGTDSYRLAEKKITLGKSTTSQRSKKIIVPLKTLQEFLRIFNSSAEKKENEVEIFLSENQILFYFQETKLISRIIQAEFPNYQEIIPRNFRTKAILERELLIKTIKGIAPFSKTGINDISFEFLPNKSAIILSSLNNQVGESRVEVKGEVSGEKNSLAFNYHYLLDGLTSFTTPEFSFEIIDDSSPSVIKPFPEENFLYLIMPIKA
- the ftsH gene encoding ATP-dependent zinc metalloprotease FtsH gives rise to the protein MNKKLIINFLIILIFFLIISGFFSLLTNPFEKTEEITIDNFIRQLKEGKIKAIVVEENKVNLISQDNKKMFFYKEEKETLTSILNYYQVSPEILRDVSQTIKPPAGKNVFLQSILPSLLPLILLIGILYFFSRQIRGGAQEAFRFGESQAREIRPGERTKVTFKDVAGVKEAKEELKEIVDFLKKPKKFTALGAKIPKGVLLMGPPGCGKTLLARAVAGEAQVPFFHISGSEFVEMFVGVGASRVRSLFQKAKKNLPCIVFIDELDAVGRQRGAGLGGSHDEREQTLNQILVEMDGFEPNIGLIVISATNRPDVLDPALLRPGRFDRRIVLDMPDVKDREEILKIHARGKPLAKNVSLKKIAERTPGFSGADLANLMNEAAILAARREKDKIYEKEVLESIEKVLLGPERKSHLLSEKERKVVAYHEAGHALVAHSLPHCDPVQKVSIIARGQAAGYTLKMPEKERYLKFKSEFLDNLSALLGGYVAEEEIFGEVTTGAANDLKQATELAKKLVTEFGMSEILGPRTFGERHELIFLGREIAEQKDYSEKSAQIIDEEVSRFINQCYTKAKEVVKTKREFLEKIAKKLLEKETLEKEEFLKIFN
- a CDS encoding S1 RNA-binding domain-containing protein, whose product is MKNLLKKIKKFEVGQMVTGRVLKIGKNEVWLDLGGLATGVVRGAELQDELGDYLNLKVGDEATALVIDEENERGEVELSFRAGAKLKTSEMIKKIQEEGRTISVKVIDANRGGLIVQYKKISGFIPSSQLSSQHFPQVVDGDKNKILEKLKEIVGQSLEVKIISSDETNKKVIFSEKEVELEKKSSLFKKYKVGDIVEGRVVGISPFGVFVELDDQIKGLVHISEIAWQKIEKIEEVVKVGDRVKAVVLSVDDSKISLSLKRTQENPWKMIEKKYKVGDLVQGKISKIRPYGFLVEVEKDIYGLAHISEIPEEIMKEKIKVGQIFSFKIISLESEDHRLGLSLKEVTQK